The proteins below are encoded in one region of Zerene cesonia ecotype Mississippi chromosome 10, Zerene_cesonia_1.1, whole genome shotgun sequence:
- the LOC119829543 gene encoding mitochondrial folate transporter/carrier isoform X2 — protein MTTMKNPNSSSSKLALLNHIKYEHLVAGISGGVTSTLILHPLDLIKIRFAVNDGRTATVPRYDGLGSAFVTIVKKEGFRGLYRGVTPNIWGSGSAWGFYFLFYNAIKTWIQGGNARTPLGPGLHMLAAAEAGILSLVMTNPIWVVKTRLCLQYSGEHLAENKRYNGMIDGLSKIYRTEGIRGLYRGFVPGMFGVSHGALQFMTYEEMKNRYNQYRNLPIDIKLTSLEYLTFAAVSKLLAAGATYPYQVVRARLQDQHRSYDGAWHCVTETWRYERVRGFYKGLTPYLLHVTPNICLVMLIWEKFTNND, from the exons atGACTACAATGAAGAATCCTAATTCGTCGTCTTCTAAGCTCGCTCTTCTCAATCACATAAAATACGAACATCTGGTTGCTGGTATATCTGGTGGCGTTACCTCTACTCTTATCTTGCACCCtttggatttaattaaaattcgatTTGCTG TAAACGATGGACGGACAGCGACGGTTCCGCGATACGACGGCCTCGGCAGCGCCTTCGTGACCATCGTAAAGAAGGAGGGCTTCCGTGGCTTGTATAGAGGTGTCACGCCGAACATCTGGGGCTCGGGGTCCGCGTGGggcttttatttcttatt CTACAATGCCATAAAGACATGGATACAAGGCGGCAACGCGCGAACACCGCTAGGGCCCGGCCTACACATGCTGGCCGCGGCCGAAGCGGGCATACTATCGCTCGTTATGACGAACCCCATATGGGTGGTGAAGACCCGCCTTTGCCTGCAGTACAGCGGCGAACACCTCGCCGAGAATAAGAGATACAACGGCATGATCGATGGCCTCAGCAAAATATATAGAACCGAGGGGATCCGAGGGTTGTATAGG GGTTTCGTCCCGGGGATGTTTGGCGTGTCGCACGGTGCTCTCCAGTTTATGACTTACGAGGAGATGAAAAATAGGTACAACCAGTACAGGAACCTGCCTATTGACATCAAATTG ACGTCGCTGGAGTACCTGACGTTCGCGGCGGTGTCGAAGCTGCTGGCGGCGGGCGCCACGTACCCGTACCAGGTGGTGCGCGCGCGGCTGCAGGACCAGCACCGCTCGTACGACGGCGCGTGGCACTGCGTCACCGAGACATGGAGGTACGAACGCGTCCGCGGCTTCTACAAGGGCCTCACGCCGTATCTCCTCCATGTAACGCCGAACATATGCCTCGTTATGCTCATATGGGAGAAGTTCACTAATAACGATTGA
- the LOC119829541 gene encoding mitochondrial-processing peptidase subunit beta — translation MLKVATTLRLISKQGNNLRLFATAAKKNEALVNVPPTKLTVLDNGIRVASEDSGSPTATVGLWIDAGSRYETSKNNGVAHFLEHMAFKGTSKRSQTDLELLVENMGAHLNAYTSREQTVFYAKCLANDVPAAIEILADIIQNSSLAEPEIERERGVILREMQDVESNLQEVVFDHLHATAFQGTPLGQTILGPTKNIKKISKADLQQYIKTHYQPTRIVLSGAGGVDHNKLVDLANKHLGSLKNTAMDVPELTPCRYTGSEIRVRDDSMPLAHIAVAVEGAGWTDADNIPLMVANTLIGAWDRSQGGGANNASVLAQASSIENLCHSFQSFNTCYKDTGLWGIYFVSEPMKIEDMLYNIQSEWMKLCTSVTEGEVDRAKNLLKTNMLLQLDGTTPVCEDIGRQILCYNRRIPIHELDARIEAVTVDNIKDVCYKYLYDRCPVVAAVGPTEALPDYNRIRSGMYWLRV, via the coding sequence ATGTTGAAAGTAGCGACTACGTTAAGGCTTATCTCAAAGCAGGGTAATAATCTTAGATTGTTTGCCACAGCTGCAAAGAAAAATGAAGCTTTAGTTAATGTTCCACCAACAAAGCTCACAGTGCTCGACAATGGGATTCGTGTCGCCTCAGAAGATTCTGGCTCGCCAACCGCAACAGTGGGGCTGTGGATAGATGCTGGTTCAAGGTATGAAACCTCCAAGAATAATGGAGTTGCCCACTTCCTTGAACACATGGCGTTCAAGGGAACCAGCAAGAGATCACAAACTGATCTCGAGTTGCTCGTAGAGAACATGGGCGCACACTTAAACGCTTACACATCTCGCGAGCAGACAGTATTTTACGCTAAATGCCTCGCAAACGATGTCCCAGCCGCCATTGAGATCCTTGCTGATATCATCCAGAACTCGTCGCTCGCTGAACCCGAAATCGAACGAGAACGTGGCGTCATTCTCCGTGAGATGCAAGACGTTGAAAGCAACTTACAAGAGGTTGTATTCGATCATTTGCACGCCACTGCGTTCCAAGGTACTCCCCTAGGTCAGACAATTCTTGGGCCAACTAAGAACATTAAGAAGATCTCAAAAGCTGATCTTCAACAGTACATCAAGACACACTACCAACCCACAAGAATAGTTCTCTCTGGAGCTGGAGGTGTTGACCACAACAAGCTTGTGGACCttgcaaacaaacatttagGCAGTTTGAAGAACACAGCTATGGATGTACCAGAATTGACTCCCTGCAGATACACTGGTTCAGAGATCAGGGTGCGTGATGACTCAATGCCTTTGGCTCACATTGCTGTTGCTGTGGAAGGAGCTGGGTGGACCGATGCTGATAACATTCCTCTCATGGTAGCAAACACTCTGATTGGTGCCTGGGACCGCTCCCAAGGTGGTGGTGCTAACAATGCCTCTGTCTTGGCCCAAGCTTCATCCATCGAAAACTTATGCCACAGCTTCCAGTCATTCAACACTTGCTACAAGGACACTGGTCTGTGGGGTATCTACTTTGTATCTGAGCCAATGAAAATTGAAGATATGTTATACAACATCCAATCTGAATGGATGAAACTGTGCACATCAGTGACAGAGGGTGAAGTTGACCGGGCAAAGAACTTATTGAAGACCAACATGCTTCTCCAGCTTGATGGAACTACACCTGTTTGTGAAGACATTGGTCGCCAGATTCTGTGCTACAATCGTCGTATTCCTATCCATGAGCTTGATGCCCGCATTGAAGCAGTAACCGTAGACAATATCAAAGATGTATgctacaaatatttgtatgaccGCTGCCCAGTTGTAGCTGCTGTAGGTCCCACTGAAGCCCTTCCCGACTACAACAGGATCCGCTCTGGAATGTACTGGCTCAGAGTCtaa
- the LOC119829543 gene encoding mitochondrial folate transporter/carrier isoform X1: MTTMKNPNSSSSKLALLNHIKYEHLVAGISGGVTSTLILHPLDLIKIRFAVNDGRTATVPRYDGLGSAFVTIVKKEGFRGLYRGVTPNIWGSGSAWGFYFLFYNAIKTWIQGGNARTPLGPGLHMLAAAEAGILSLVMTNPIWVVKTRLCLQYSGEHLAENKRYNGMIDGLSKIYRTEGIRGLYRGFVPGMFGVSHGALQFMTYEEMKNRYNQYRNLPIDIKLTSLEYLTFAAVSKLLAAGATYPYQVVRARLQDQHRSYDGAWHCVTETWRHEGWRGFYKGLKPNLVRVIPATMITFLTYENVSHFMLRRGQEYKLPS; this comes from the exons atGACTACAATGAAGAATCCTAATTCGTCGTCTTCTAAGCTCGCTCTTCTCAATCACATAAAATACGAACATCTGGTTGCTGGTATATCTGGTGGCGTTACCTCTACTCTTATCTTGCACCCtttggatttaattaaaattcgatTTGCTG TAAACGATGGACGGACAGCGACGGTTCCGCGATACGACGGCCTCGGCAGCGCCTTCGTGACCATCGTAAAGAAGGAGGGCTTCCGTGGCTTGTATAGAGGTGTCACGCCGAACATCTGGGGCTCGGGGTCCGCGTGGggcttttatttcttatt CTACAATGCCATAAAGACATGGATACAAGGCGGCAACGCGCGAACACCGCTAGGGCCCGGCCTACACATGCTGGCCGCGGCCGAAGCGGGCATACTATCGCTCGTTATGACGAACCCCATATGGGTGGTGAAGACCCGCCTTTGCCTGCAGTACAGCGGCGAACACCTCGCCGAGAATAAGAGATACAACGGCATGATCGATGGCCTCAGCAAAATATATAGAACCGAGGGGATCCGAGGGTTGTATAGG GGTTTCGTCCCGGGGATGTTTGGCGTGTCGCACGGTGCTCTCCAGTTTATGACTTACGAGGAGATGAAAAATAGGTACAACCAGTACAGGAACCTGCCTATTGACATCAAATTG ACGTCGCTGGAGTACCTGACGTTCGCGGCGGTGTCGAAGCTGCTGGCGGCGGGCGCCACGTACCCGTACCAGGTGGTGCGCGCGCGGCTGCAGGACCAGCACCGCTCGTACGACGGCGCGTGGCACTGCGTCACCGAGACATGGAG GCACGAAGGCTGGCGTGGCTTCTACAAGGGACTCAAACCGAATTTGGTTCGCGTCATACCAGCGACCATGATAACGTTTTTGACCTACGAAAATGTATCACATTTTATGCTACGCCGAGGGCAGGAGTATAAGCTACCCTCGTAA